In uncultured Bacteroides sp., the following proteins share a genomic window:
- a CDS encoding ISAs1 family transposase: MSIISLCKQINDTRIDRKKEHSVESIVYIAMAAVLCGADSWNEIEEFGNSRKDFFAERISSFRNVPSHDTFNRFFSSLSPDYFERVFRYWMSEICEKYEGVVAIDGKTIRGASKCTRSNPEGESRFKLHMVSAWAAANGVTLGQVKVNRKSNEITAIPELLSALDLQNCIVTIDAMGCQKAIAKKIIDKEADYVLHVKNNQRKLYVDLRAWFEELDRNESDKNIAYSETQHAKYRTEETGHGRKEIRECFVYNHEGFEVFFKEWKGIKSIVRVTSERTIIKTGEISLEKRYYITSLGLEPQKIAEAVRAHWSVENNLHWQLDVSFGEDAGRKTGNAAQNFSLMNKIALMILKKSPRKGSIKGKRKAAGWDQGFLCELLLAQNF, encoded by the coding sequence CATTCAGTAGAATCGATAGTATATATTGCCATGGCTGCAGTTCTTTGTGGTGCTGATTCTTGGAATGAGATAGAAGAGTTTGGTAACTCCAGGAAAGATTTCTTTGCTGAACGTATTTCTTCTTTCAGGAATGTTCCCTCACATGATACCTTTAATCGCTTTTTTAGTAGTCTTTCACCCGATTATTTTGAACGTGTTTTCCGTTATTGGATGTCTGAAATTTGTGAAAAATATGAAGGAGTTGTGGCCATTGATGGAAAAACCATACGGGGTGCCAGCAAATGCACCCGCTCCAATCCAGAAGGAGAATCTCGTTTTAAACTTCATATGGTAAGTGCCTGGGCAGCAGCTAATGGGGTAACCTTAGGACAGGTCAAGGTAAATAGGAAAAGCAACGAGATTACGGCTATTCCTGAACTCCTTAGCGCTCTTGATCTACAGAACTGCATAGTGACGATTGATGCCATGGGATGTCAAAAGGCAATAGCCAAAAAGATTATCGATAAAGAAGCAGACTATGTTCTTCATGTAAAAAACAACCAAAGAAAACTGTATGTCGATTTACGGGCATGGTTTGAAGAGTTGGACAGAAATGAGAGTGATAAAAATATAGCATATAGTGAAACTCAACATGCCAAATACCGGACGGAGGAAACAGGACATGGACGCAAAGAAATCAGGGAATGCTTTGTATACAATCATGAAGGATTTGAGGTGTTTTTTAAAGAGTGGAAAGGAATAAAATCAATAGTAAGAGTTACTTCAGAAAGAACAATCATTAAGACAGGGGAGATATCTTTAGAAAAGAGATATTATATAACTTCCTTAGGTTTAGAGCCTCAGAAAATAGCAGAAGCAGTACGAGCGCACTGGTCTGTGGAAAACAATTTGCACTGGCAGTTAGATGTTTCCTTTGGAGAAGACGCCGGAAGAAAAACAGGAAATGCTGCCCAGAACTTTTCATTAATGAATAAGATAGCACTTATGATACTAAAGAAAAGTCCAAGAAAAGGCAGCATTAAAGGAAAAAGAAAAGCAGCCGGATGGGATCAAGGGTTCCTCTGTGAACTTTTATTGGCGCAAAATTTTTAA
- a CDS encoding glycoside hydrolase family protein — protein MKYTITFVITFFIFFAAGAQTKLQDSKDFKRKDISKFCKSLKPVGRILETEGYYVWCVAPIYGPDGKVHVFYSRWPSKYGMGGWIHKSEIAHAVADSPEGPYTYVETILAPRPGYWDATTCHNPHIEFVDGKYCLFYMGNSNGKTNTKRIGLATAPSLNGPWTRSDKPILEAGPAGSWDDHCTTNPAFIKRSDGEYWLYYKSWNNVDYQQEKNGIKGNRKYGLAIAKSLEGPYVRYEGNPLIDFSVYGKNQQVEDAFIWQQKGKFRMLMRDMGYFNNTVGLYLESKDGIHWGKPQVGWYGADAYLEEPPAPKHLTRYGRFERPQILFKNGKPAYMFNAMQGGKYMTASGFVFKIKE, from the coding sequence ATGAAATACACGATTACTTTTGTTATTACTTTTTTTATCTTTTTTGCTGCAGGAGCTCAGACTAAATTGCAGGATTCAAAAGATTTCAAAAGAAAGGATATCTCTAAATTCTGCAAATCCCTTAAACCGGTAGGACGTATTCTGGAAACAGAAGGTTATTATGTGTGGTGCGTAGCTCCAATCTATGGACCGGACGGAAAGGTTCATGTATTCTATTCCCGCTGGCCGTCGAAATACGGTATGGGAGGATGGATTCATAAAAGTGAAATAGCCCATGCTGTGGCCGATTCTCCTGAGGGTCCGTACACTTATGTGGAAACAATACTTGCTCCTCGTCCGGGATATTGGGATGCAACAACTTGTCATAATCCGCATATTGAATTTGTGGATGGGAAATACTGCCTCTTCTATATGGGAAATAGCAATGGAAAGACCAATACCAAACGAATCGGACTGGCTACGGCTCCTTCATTGAACGGTCCCTGGACACGAAGTGACAAACCAATTCTTGAAGCTGGCCCCGCAGGCTCGTGGGATGATCATTGTACTACTAATCCTGCCTTTATTAAACGTTCTGACGGGGAATACTGGCTTTATTACAAATCATGGAATAACGTTGACTATCAACAAGAAAAGAATGGGATAAAAGGTAATCGTAAATATGGGCTGGCTATTGCAAAGAGTCTGGAAGGTCCCTATGTCCGTTATGAAGGAAACCCTTTAATTGATTTTTCCGTTTATGGTAAGAACCAGCAGGTAGAGGATGCTTTTATCTGGCAGCAGAAAGGAAAGTTCAGAATGCTGATGCGTGATATGGGATATTTTAATAACACAGTGGGATTGTATCTGGAGTCTAAAGACGGAATCCATTGGGGAAAACCGCAAGTAGGGTGGTATGGAGCGGATGCTTATCTGGAAGAACCTCCTGCTCCAAAGCATTTAACCCGCTATGGCAGATTTGAAAGACCGCAAATCTTATTCAAAAATGGTAAACCAGCTTACATGTTCAATGCCATGCAAGGCGGTAAGTATATGACGGCTTCCGGTTTTGTTTTTAAGATTAAAGAGTAG
- a CDS encoding formate--tetrahydrofolate ligase: protein MKTDIEIARSIELTKIKQIACGVGIPVDEIENYGRYIAKVPVHLINEEKVKQSNLILVTAITPTKAGIGKTTVSIGLALGLNKIGKKAIVALREPSLGPCFGMKGGAAGGGYAQVLPMENINLHFTGDFHAITSAHNMITALLDNYLYQNQSSGFGLKDILWKRVLDVNDRTLRNIVTGIGGKVNGITREAGFDITPASEIMAILCLARDQKDLRRRIENILLGFTYDDKPFTVKDLGIAGAITVLLKECIHPNLVQTTEHTAAFVHGGPFANIAHGCNSIVATKMAMSYGDYVITEAGFGADLGAEKFFNIKCRKSGLQPKLTVIVATAQGLKMHGGVSLDKIKEPNLDGLSEGLKNLDKHINNIRSFHQNVVVAFNKYNTDSDEEIAMIREYCEWSGVGFAVNDAFAQGGKGAEELANLVVKTIQEKPSLPLTLTYKDEDSIPEKIEKVAKNIYGAKMVTFSSQANKMLKLIKEMGICEFPVCIAKTPYSFSADEKAYGVATDFELNIRDIVINNGAEMIVAIAGDIMRMPGLPKDPQATRIDIVNGFIEGLS from the coding sequence ATGAAGACAGATATTGAAATAGCTAGAAGCATTGAGCTAACGAAAATAAAACAGATAGCATGCGGAGTCGGCATTCCGGTTGATGAAATTGAAAATTATGGCCGATATATTGCTAAGGTTCCCGTTCATTTAATAAATGAAGAGAAAGTTAAACAGAGCAATTTGATTCTTGTAACCGCTATTACTCCTACAAAAGCGGGAATTGGAAAGACAACTGTATCTATTGGTCTTGCTTTGGGACTAAACAAAATAGGAAAGAAGGCTATTGTTGCTTTACGTGAACCATCACTTGGTCCATGTTTTGGAATGAAAGGTGGAGCTGCCGGAGGAGGATATGCACAGGTACTTCCAATGGAGAACATCAATCTTCACTTTACGGGCGACTTTCATGCAATTACTTCCGCGCACAACATGATTACTGCCTTACTCGATAATTACCTTTATCAGAACCAGTCTTCAGGTTTTGGGTTAAAAGATATTTTGTGGAAACGCGTTCTGGACGTAAACGATCGTACACTCCGCAATATAGTTACAGGAATTGGAGGAAAGGTAAATGGCATAACACGCGAGGCTGGATTTGACATAACTCCTGCATCTGAAATTATGGCTATTCTTTGTTTGGCCAGAGATCAGAAAGATTTGCGCCGCCGGATAGAAAACATTCTGCTGGGATTTACTTATGATGATAAACCTTTTACAGTGAAAGACCTTGGTATTGCAGGTGCTATAACTGTTCTCCTGAAAGAATGTATTCATCCTAATCTGGTTCAGACTACAGAGCATACAGCAGCATTTGTTCATGGAGGTCCTTTTGCTAATATTGCTCATGGTTGTAATTCTATTGTTGCTACTAAGATGGCGATGAGTTATGGCGATTATGTAATTACGGAAGCCGGCTTTGGTGCCGATCTTGGTGCAGAGAAGTTCTTTAATATCAAATGTCGTAAATCGGGATTGCAGCCTAAGTTGACGGTGATTGTAGCAACGGCTCAGGGATTAAAAATGCATGGTGGAGTAAGTCTCGATAAGATAAAAGAACCTAATCTGGATGGATTAAGTGAAGGTCTGAAGAATCTGGATAAGCATATTAATAATATTCGCTCTTTTCACCAGAATGTAGTGGTTGCTTTTAATAAGTACAACACAGACTCCGACGAAGAGATTGCGATGATTCGTGAATATTGTGAATGGTCCGGAGTGGGCTTTGCAGTGAATGATGCTTTTGCGCAAGGTGGCAAAGGAGCCGAAGAACTTGCAAATCTTGTAGTGAAGACTATTCAGGAGAAGCCATCTTTACCTTTAACCCTGACTTATAAAGATGAGGACTCAATCCCTGAAAAGATAGAGAAAGTTGCTAAGAATATTTATGGTGCCAAGATGGTTACTTTCAGCAGTCAGGCTAATAAGATGCTGAAACTAATCAAGGAAATGGGCATATGTGAATTCCCTGTCTGCATAGCCAAAACTCCCTATTCTTTCTCTGCCGATGAAAAAGCTTATGGTGTTGCAACAGATTTTGAGTTGAACATCAGAGATATAGTTATAAATAATGGTGCTGAGATGATTGTTGCCATTGCCGGAGATATTATGCGTATGCCCGGCTTGCCAAAAGATCCTCAGGCTACACGAATTGATATTGTGAATGGCTTTATTGAAGGATTGAGCTAA
- the fucO gene encoding lactaldehyde reductase produces MNRIILNETSYFGAGCRSVIAVEASRRGFKKAFFVTDKDLIKFGVAAEIIKVLDDAKIPYELYSDVKANPTISNVQNGVAAFKNSGADFIIALGGGSSIDTAKGIGIVVNNPEFADVKSLEGVANTKNKAVPTFALPTTAGTAAEVTINYVIIDEDAKKKMVCVDPNDIPAVAIVDPELMYSMPKGLTAATGMDALTHAIESYITPGAWAMSDMFEMKAIEMIAQNLKAAVDNGKDTVAREAMSQAQYFAGMGFSNVGLGIVHSMAHPLGAFYDTPHGVANALLLPYVMEYNAESVAAPKYKDIAKAMGVNVEGMTCEEGVKAAIDAVKALSISINIPQKLNEIGVKEEDLHELSVAAFNDVCTGGNPRPTSVEDIEKIYRKAF; encoded by the coding sequence ATGAATAGAATTATTTTAAACGAGACTTCTTATTTTGGAGCTGGTTGCCGAAGTGTTATTGCTGTAGAAGCATCTCGTCGTGGTTTTAAAAAAGCATTTTTTGTAACAGATAAAGACCTTATTAAATTTGGTGTTGCTGCAGAAATTATCAAAGTTCTTGATGACGCAAAGATTCCTTATGAATTATATAGTGACGTAAAAGCAAACCCTACAATTTCAAACGTGCAGAATGGTGTTGCTGCATTCAAGAATTCAGGTGCCGACTTTATCATTGCCCTGGGTGGTGGTTCTTCTATCGATACTGCTAAAGGTATTGGTATTGTAGTAAACAACCCGGAATTCGCAGACGTTAAGTCTCTTGAAGGTGTTGCTAATACCAAGAATAAGGCTGTTCCTACTTTTGCATTGCCTACTACTGCCGGTACTGCTGCTGAGGTAACAATCAACTACGTTATCATTGACGAAGACGCAAAGAAGAAAATGGTTTGTGTGGATCCTAATGATATTCCTGCGGTTGCCATTGTTGACCCTGAATTAATGTATTCAATGCCTAAAGGCCTTACAGCTGCAACAGGTATGGATGCTTTAACTCATGCAATTGAAAGTTATATTACTCCGGGCGCATGGGCAATGAGTGATATGTTCGAAATGAAAGCAATTGAAATGATTGCTCAGAACCTGAAAGCTGCCGTTGATAACGGAAAAGATACTGTTGCACGCGAAGCTATGTCTCAGGCACAGTATTTTGCCGGAATGGGATTCTCAAACGTAGGTTTGGGTATTGTTCACTCAATGGCTCATCCATTGGGAGCATTCTATGATACTCCTCACGGTGTTGCTAACGCTTTACTTTTACCTTATGTTATGGAATACAATGCAGAATCTGTTGCTGCTCCAAAATACAAAGACATTGCAAAAGCAATGGGCGTAAACGTAGAAGGCATGACTTGCGAAGAAGGTGTTAAGGCTGCAATTGATGCAGTGAAAGCATTGTCTATCAGCATCAACATCCCTCAGAAGTTGAATGAAATTGGAGTGAAGGAAGAAGATCTTCATGAGCTTTCTGTAGCTGCCTTCAATGATGTTTGTACAGGTGGTAATCCTCGTCCAACTTCAGTGGAAGATATTGAAAAGATATACCGCAAAGCTTTCTAA
- a CDS encoding helix-turn-helix domain-containing protein — translation MAQIENKEIQRWDLATLDKVPDADYIDNDFAIFNNIDNVPIFDYPTRIDLSVMAICLSGHAKVGINLKDYTLKKNDMIIITPDQIVQLYENTDDFSGLFFVLSHAFTDEIMVTLDRILPIFFYVKDNPCTVLTDEEVSSVMKYHSFLWEKVRNTNNVYRREITKNIIRALVVEMYSVFEAHIPEKRFKSRKEELFESFLLSVSRNFIKERSVTFYADQLFLTPKHLSRVIKEISGRSAGEWIDEQVVLEAKARLKTSSQTIQEVSDQLGFPNQSFFGKYFKHHTGMSPSEYRKV, via the coding sequence ATGGCACAAATTGAAAACAAAGAAATACAACGATGGGACCTTGCAACACTTGATAAAGTTCCCGATGCAGATTATATTGATAATGATTTCGCAATATTCAATAATATAGATAATGTTCCTATTTTTGATTATCCAACTCGGATAGATCTTAGTGTAATGGCAATTTGCTTGAGCGGACATGCTAAAGTGGGAATAAACCTGAAAGATTATACTCTGAAAAAAAATGACATGATTATAATAACTCCTGATCAGATAGTTCAGCTTTACGAAAATACTGATGATTTTTCTGGTCTGTTTTTTGTGTTATCTCATGCTTTTACGGATGAAATAATGGTAACTCTTGACAGGATTCTGCCTATATTCTTTTATGTTAAAGATAATCCATGTACAGTCTTAACTGATGAAGAGGTTTCATCAGTTATGAAATATCATTCTTTTCTGTGGGAAAAGGTACGAAACACGAATAATGTCTATCGTAGGGAGATAACTAAAAATATAATAAGAGCATTGGTTGTTGAAATGTACAGTGTCTTTGAAGCTCATATACCCGAAAAAAGATTCAAGTCAAGAAAAGAAGAACTTTTTGAATCATTTCTTTTGTCGGTCAGCCGTAATTTTATCAAAGAAAGAAGTGTAACTTTTTATGCAGATCAGCTTTTTCTTACCCCTAAACACCTTTCAAGGGTGATAAAAGAGATTAGCGGCCGGTCGGCAGGAGAGTGGATTGACGAGCAAGTTGTTCTTGAAGCAAAAGCCCGCCTAAAAACATCATCCCAGACTATACAGGAGGTATCCGATCAACTTGGTTTTCCCAATCAGTCCTTCTTTGGAAAGTATTTTAAGCATCACACTGGTATGTCGCCCAGTGAATATCGTAAGGTTTAA
- a CDS encoding efflux RND transporter periplasmic adaptor subunit, producing MKKGKQVYAFALLLLVVSCKGKKEEATAEEAIPVKVETVSTTTSTGEHNYVGTVEENTGSSLSFSVMGTVEKVLVSEGQSVSKGQLLAILNKATLMNSYSVANSSLKQAQDAYKRLTQLHESGSLPEIKYVEIQTQLQQAQAAESIAKKNLHDCNLYAPFSGVIAKKSIDAGMNVAPGLESFKLVTIDKVNVKVSVPENEIARIKKGATAQVNVAALDHKSFEGKIDEKGVIANPLSHTYEVKVKLSNPRRELMPGMVCEVYISSPDQQQGGILVPNSAIQIIDSGERFVWLAKNGKATRRIVGTGALTNQGVVITNGLMSSDQVIIEGNQKVSEGMKIAIK from the coding sequence ATGAAAAAAGGAAAACAAGTATACGCATTTGCGTTGCTATTATTGGTCGTTAGTTGTAAGGGTAAAAAGGAAGAAGCTACAGCCGAAGAGGCTATCCCGGTAAAAGTAGAAACAGTATCTACGACCACTTCTACAGGAGAGCATAATTATGTGGGAACAGTTGAAGAAAACACAGGTTCGTCTCTTAGCTTTTCAGTAATGGGAACTGTAGAAAAGGTGCTGGTATCTGAAGGACAAAGTGTTTCAAAAGGACAACTGCTTGCTATTCTCAACAAAGCTACATTAATGAATTCGTACAGTGTTGCAAATTCCTCATTGAAACAAGCTCAGGATGCTTACAAACGTTTGACACAGTTGCATGAAAGTGGTAGTTTGCCGGAAATTAAGTATGTAGAGATTCAGACTCAGTTGCAACAGGCACAAGCCGCTGAGAGCATTGCCAAAAAGAATCTTCATGATTGCAATCTGTATGCTCCTTTTAGCGGAGTTATTGCAAAGAAGTCCATTGATGCGGGAATGAATGTTGCTCCTGGATTAGAATCATTCAAACTGGTTACCATAGATAAGGTAAATGTAAAAGTATCCGTTCCGGAAAATGAGATTGCGCGTATTAAGAAAGGAGCAACAGCTCAGGTTAATGTAGCTGCGCTGGATCATAAATCATTTGAAGGAAAAATAGACGAAAAGGGAGTAATTGCCAATCCTCTTTCACATACTTACGAAGTTAAAGTAAAACTGAGTAATCCTCGTCGTGAGCTGATGCCGGGAATGGTTTGTGAGGTGTATATCTCATCGCCCGACCAGCAGCAAGGTGGCATTCTTGTTCCGAATAGTGCCATTCAGATTATTGATTCCGGTGAACGCTTTGTGTGGCTGGCAAAAAATGGCAAAGCTACAAGAAGAATTGTGGGAACCGGTGCATTGACCAACCAGGGAGTTGTTATAACCAATGGATTAATGTCCAGCGATCAGGTTATTATTGAAGGAAATCAGAAAGTGAGTGAAGGAATGAAAATTGCAATAAAATGA
- a CDS encoding efflux RND transporter permease subunit: MSRRKINIVELAMRHRQIVILIASLLVMFGIYSLKVMPKQEFPVFTIRQGLVIGVYPGATSAEVEEQLAKPLEKFIFTYKEVKKKKTYSTSKDGMVIVNVELNDDVKNKDEFWSKFKHGLEGFKSQLPSGVLALMANDDFGDTSALLITLESEDKTYRELEKYLEELQNRLRRIDAVANLRSYGLQKEQVSIYIEQEKLAAYGISSTTLAANLFTQGFTTMSGSVDNKSFVAPIHISETYKTERDIAEQIIYSDPTGHVIRLKDVARVVREYPDPDSYIKNNGKKCILLSMEMRSGNNIVQFGKDVNEVLESYQKELPKSVSIYRIADQSKVVGDSVFNFLKELMIAIGAVIIVIMCLLPMRVASVAASTIPISIFISLGLFYAFGIELNTVTLAALIVTLGMIVDNSIVIIDSYLEHLDEGMSRWHASVMSAMKLFKSIFSATLAISITFFPFLITTTGMYNDFLKVFPWSISIILGISLLVAMLLVPYMQYFFITKGLKHGKEGKKEKKNLLDLMQKKYEVLLDKCFKHPWITLSAGVITVVAGCLLFSTLPQRLMPIAERNQFAVEFYLPKGTAIEQTADVVSKLETIMKKDKRIVSITSFLGEGSPRFHTSYAPNMPGSNYAQYIVNTVSPEATVELLEELTGKYSNYFPNTYVRFKQLDYSDARSPIEVRLSGDSLKDLNKAGEKVLLTLRNMDGLSLVRPNFEEQTPGAMIKIDNDEANRLGISKSLVAANMAMRFGSGIPLTTLWDGDYPMQVKLKAERKVDPNFEDLGNEYVQSIVPGVSVPLRQIAKIVPDWTEGQIVRRNGVRTLSINADVKRGINTTAMTAKVEKKLKNISLPKGVTLSMGGQKESDQETLPQIIGALLIAIVIIFFILLFHFRKINLALLILVSMTLTVFGAAIGVLIMGQDVSMTGILGIVSLMGILVRNGIIMLDYAEELRHKHKLPVYEAALEAGKRRMRPIFLTSAAASMGVIPMIISNSPLWGPMGTVICFGTLISMVLVVTVLPVAYWILFRGNNKGIVSPE; this comes from the coding sequence ATGAGCAGAAGAAAAATAAACATAGTAGAATTGGCCATGAGGCACCGACAAATCGTGATTCTGATTGCGTCGTTGCTTGTAATGTTTGGCATTTACTCGCTTAAGGTAATGCCCAAACAGGAATTCCCTGTTTTCACTATCCGCCAGGGACTGGTTATTGGCGTATATCCCGGTGCTACCTCTGCCGAAGTGGAGGAGCAACTGGCTAAACCATTAGAGAAGTTCATCTTTACCTATAAGGAAGTGAAGAAGAAAAAAACTTATTCCACCTCAAAAGATGGAATGGTTATAGTTAATGTAGAGCTTAATGACGATGTAAAGAATAAGGATGAGTTCTGGTCTAAATTCAAACACGGACTAGAAGGATTCAAATCTCAGTTGCCTTCAGGGGTTCTGGCTTTGATGGCGAATGATGACTTTGGTGATACTTCGGCATTGCTTATAACTTTGGAATCAGAGGATAAAACTTACCGCGAACTGGAAAAATATCTGGAAGAGTTGCAGAACAGACTGAGACGCATTGATGCTGTGGCCAATCTTCGTAGTTACGGATTGCAGAAGGAACAAGTTAGCATTTATATTGAACAGGAAAAACTGGCTGCATACGGCATCAGCTCTACTACGCTGGCTGCCAATCTTTTCACTCAGGGCTTTACAACCATGAGCGGATCAGTAGACAATAAGAGCTTCGTGGCGCCAATCCATATTTCTGAGACTTATAAAACTGAACGAGATATTGCTGAACAGATTATCTATTCCGACCCTACCGGTCACGTAATCCGATTGAAGGATGTGGCTCGTGTGGTGCGTGAATATCCTGATCCGGACTCTTATATAAAGAACAACGGAAAGAAGTGTATTCTGTTGTCAATGGAGATGCGTTCGGGGAATAACATTGTTCAGTTTGGGAAGGATGTAAATGAAGTCCTGGAATCTTATCAGAAGGAACTGCCCAAAAGTGTGAGCATTTACCGCATAGCCGATCAGTCGAAAGTGGTAGGAGATTCTGTATTCAACTTCCTGAAGGAACTAATGATTGCTATTGGGGCTGTAATCATTGTCATAATGTGTTTACTCCCTATGCGGGTTGCTTCAGTTGCAGCTTCAACAATTCCTATATCCATATTCATATCATTGGGATTGTTCTATGCATTTGGAATAGAGCTGAATACGGTAACTCTTGCTGCACTGATAGTAACGCTGGGAATGATTGTGGACAATTCTATTGTTATTATAGATAGCTATCTGGAACATCTCGACGAAGGAATGTCGCGCTGGCATGCTTCCGTTATGAGTGCCATGAAGTTGTTCAAGTCCATCTTCTCTGCCACATTGGCTATTAGTATCACATTCTTCCCGTTCCTTATTACCACAACGGGAATGTACAATGACTTCCTGAAGGTATTCCCTTGGTCTATCAGTATTATCCTCGGTATATCTTTGTTGGTAGCTATGCTTTTGGTTCCTTACATGCAGTATTTCTTTATAACCAAAGGATTGAAACATGGCAAAGAGGGAAAGAAAGAAAAGAAAAATCTGCTGGACCTGATGCAGAAAAAGTATGAAGTATTGCTCGATAAGTGTTTCAAGCATCCGTGGATTACATTAAGTGCGGGGGTAATAACCGTAGTTGCAGGATGTTTACTGTTCAGTACACTTCCCCAACGCCTTATGCCTATAGCCGAGCGAAATCAGTTTGCGGTGGAATTCTATTTACCTAAGGGAACTGCAATAGAACAAACTGCCGATGTGGTTAGTAAGCTTGAAACCATAATGAAGAAAGATAAACGAATTGTCTCTATCACTTCATTTCTAGGCGAGGGTTCACCACGTTTTCATACTTCATACGCACCCAATATGCCTGGAAGCAACTATGCGCAGTATATTGTAAACACAGTATCACCGGAAGCAACAGTAGAATTGCTCGAGGAGCTGACCGGAAAATATTCAAACTATTTTCCTAATACCTATGTCCGTTTCAAACAGTTGGACTATTCTGACGCACGATCTCCCATTGAAGTGAGATTGAGTGGCGATAGCCTGAAGGATTTGAATAAAGCCGGAGAGAAAGTACTGCTTACGTTAAGAAACATGGATGGCTTGTCTTTGGTACGTCCTAACTTTGAAGAACAGACTCCAGGCGCAATGATCAAAATTGATAACGATGAAGCCAATCGTCTTGGAATCAGCAAATCTCTGGTAGCTGCAAACATGGCCATGCGCTTTGGTTCGGGCATTCCACTTACCACTTTGTGGGACGGAGATTATCCGATGCAGGTTAAGCTGAAAGCTGAAAGAAAAGTAGATCCTAACTTTGAAGATTTGGGCAATGAATATGTTCAGTCTATTGTTCCGGGAGTATCTGTACCTCTTCGTCAGATAGCCAAAATAGTTCCCGACTGGACTGAAGGACAGATTGTCCGTAGAAACGGAGTGAGAACCCTCTCAATCAATGCCGATGTAAAAAGGGGGATAAACACAACCGCTATGACTGCTAAGGTTGAAAAGAAGCTTAAAAATATTAGCCTCCCTAAAGGTGTAACCCTGAGCATGGGCGGACAGAAAGAATCGGATCAGGAAACTCTTCCTCAGATTATCGGGGCACTACTTATTGCCATTGTGATTATCTTCTTCATCTTACTATTCCACTTCAGAAAGATAAATCTGGCACTACTAATACTTGTCTCAATGACTCTGACCGTATTCGGAGCGGCAATAGGTGTGCTGATAATGGGACAAGATGTTAGTATGACGGGGATTCTTGGTATAGTGAGTCTGATGGGTATCCTGGTAAGAAACGGAATTATCATGCTCGATTACGCAGAAGAACTAAGACACAAGCACAAACTTCCGGTCTATGAAGCTGCTCTTGAAGCAGGAAAGCGACGTATGCGCCCTATCTTCCTCACTTCTGCCGCAGCATCAATGGGTGTGATACCTATGATTATAAGCAACAGTCCGCTTTGGGGACCAATGGGTACGGTTATCTGCTTCGGAACATTGATATCGATGGTTCTGGTCGTAACAGTATTACCTGTAGCATACTGGATACTTTTCAGAGGGAATAACAAAGGAATTGTATCGCCTGAATAA